In Astyanax mexicanus isolate ESR-SI-001 chromosome 5, AstMex3_surface, whole genome shotgun sequence, a single window of DNA contains:
- the LOC103033889 gene encoding odorant receptor 131-2-like encodes MNSSVIQLAFEELISKNCIIVFLGFTIICINGTFVFTFYQSSVLYTDPRYILYVHLVVNDMLMVWISVTLYVMSYVLQSVNMVLCSVLLIIASTTQKNSPLNLAGMAVERYIAICKPLHHPHICTIHRTYILICLIWVAGAIPPVTDLIISSVLRPFNVFSTVSFCASSAVYVSVYHDERNKAVQGIYMSTVWIIVVFTYCRVLLTARKISTNKVSAKKGQNTIMLHGVQLLLCMLSYATPVLDTVLVLLMPAQQRNIRFWNYFLTNIIPRLLSPLIYGVRDQTFVKHMKKIFLGRMLIVKIEQQ; translated from the coding sequence ATGAACTCCTCTGTGATTCAGCTGGCATTTGAGGAACTAATCAGCAAAAACTGTATCATTGTCTTTCTTGGATTCACCATCATCTGCATCAATGGAACATTTGTCTTTACGTTTTATCAGAGTTCAGTCCTGTACACAGATCCGAGATATATCTTATATGTACATCTGGTTGTGAATGACATGCTTATGGTTTGGATATCTGTGACTCTGTATGTAATGTCATATGTATTGCAGAGTGTAAACATGGTATTGTGCTCTGTGTTGTTAATCATAGCATCTACAACTCAAAAGAACAGTCCACTGAACTTGGCTGGTATGGCAGTAGAGCGTTATATTGCCATATGCAAACCTCTCCATCACCCTCACATCTGTACAATACACAGAACGTATATCCTAATCTGTCTGATATGGGTGGCAGGAGCTATCCCTCCAGTGACAGACCTGATTATCTCCTCCGTTCTTCGCCCTTTTAATGTTTTCAGCACTGTATCTTTCTGTGCTTCATCAGCAGTTTACGTCTCTGTTTACCACGATGAGAGGAATAAAGCAGTGCAGGGGATTTATATGTCGACCGTTTGGATAATTGTTGTTTTCACCTACTGCAGAGTTCTTCTGACAGCACGCAAAATTTCCACTAACAAAGTTTCTGCTAAAAAAGGTCAGAACACAATCATGTTGCACGGGGTGCAGCTGTTGCTTTGTATGCTGTCCTACGCCACTCCTGTACTGGACACAGTTCTCGTCCTTCTTATGCCAGCTCAACAAAGAAACATTAGATTTTGGAATTACTTTCTAACAAACATAATCCCTCGCTTGCTAAGCCCCCTAATTTATGGTGTTAGAGACCAGACATTTGTCAAGCACAtgaaaaagatttttttaggtcgaaTGTTAATTGTAAAAATTGAGCAACAGTAA